From a single Penaeus vannamei isolate JL-2024 chromosome 25, ASM4276789v1, whole genome shotgun sequence genomic region:
- the LOC113804144 gene encoding uncharacterized protein, whose protein sequence is MARGEADPNIVLTFLLLTMVLSSHGLFEQLTPGAKLKESGGNNGYWCRWKGSLRCVDYDIQCKGQGIVDCSGNTSEKGFDAVVSILNSTSAKSMLRDAMANFKRKGGQNIVSFLESIINGQGDVDLQANTTAGAEGDAEDDELNFFDVFGDVGDSQSDPKEEEDAGEVMEGLSFLEIFGFADETAEVAEVLELQTDDGASETVSTSILLEVLRNEDFTTPTNVFSLENVTSEKTMEENAQITEGASYELQENATTMVSLVEALAEGNITSTRPTKLVTPSSAVTEPEDVQTSSTNASLLNGQKVMRKKRSEFTDVMRRYNEILESFTLEQLSRHGLAIRETLLLLKELVLSSRRRNIRGAAKKIPTLAGTRREKGKCRVFNLSCTELPPLNACRGVSLGGCLSRSKLYLFMMPRYMLAVYILSVAVLSIGSMVTAFEIYRNVTNRRINPVVQENAVEGGTEMTPNNNPMNGN, encoded by the exons ATGGCGCGCGGAGAGGCTGACCCCAACATTGTGTTAACCTTCTTGTTGCTCACGATGGTTCTCTCTTCTCATGGCCTTTTCG aGCAGCTGACCCCGGGCGCAAAACTAAAAG AATCGGGGGGCAACAACGGCTACTGGTGTCGTTGGAAAGGTAGTCTCAGGTGCGTTGACTATGACATCCAGTGCAAAGGCCAGGGTATCGTAGACTGCTCTGGAAACACTTCTGAGAAAG GATTCGATGCCGTCGTGAGTATTCTGAACAGCACGTCGGCGAAGAGCATGCTGAGGGACGCCATGGCAAACTTCAAACGCAAAGGAGGTCAGAACATCGTCAGTTTCCTGGAATCCATCATCAACGGACAAGGAGACGTCGACCTCCAAGCCAACACCACAGCCGGCGCAGAAGGCGACGCCGAAGACGACGAATTGAACTTTTTCGACGTCTTCGGTGATGTGGGAGATTCCCAGTCAGATcccaaggaggaagaagatgcagGCGAGGTTATGGAAGGGCTGAGTTTCTTGGAAATCTTTGGCTTCGCTGACGAAACTGCGGAAGTCGCCGAAGTTCTGGAGCTTCAGACGGACGACGGCGCGTCTGAGACCGTTTCGACGAGTATCTTGCTTGAAGTACTCCGCAATGAAGACTTCACGACACCGACTAACGTTTTCTCCTTGGAAAACGTTACGAGCGAGAAAACGATGGAAGAAAACGCTCAGATAACAGAGGGCGCTAGCTATGAGCTCCAAGAGAACGCCACTACAATGGTTTCGCTCGTAGAGGCTCTCGCGGAAGGCAACATCACTTCGACGAGACCTACGAAGTTAGTGACACCTTCTTCAGCAGTAACTGAACCAGAGGACGTACAGACATCTTCAACAAACGCATCTCTACTGAACGGACAGAAAGTTATGAGAAAGAAGCGAAGCGAGTTCACTGATGTGATGCGTCGCTATAATGAGATTCTAGAATCTTTCACTCTCGAACAACTCTCTCGCCACGGCCTCGCCATCAGGGAGACGCTCCTGCTCCTGAAAGAGTTGGTTTTATCCAGCCGGCGAAGAAACATCAGAG GTGCAGCCAAGAAGATCCCCACCCTGGCAGGAACGAGGCGCGAGAAGGGCAAGTGTCGAGTGTTCAATCTGTCCTGCACGGAGCTCCCCCCCCTCAACGCGTGCAGGGGGGTGTCCCTCGGCGGCTGTCTCT CACGCAGTAAATTGTACCTGTTCATGATGCCACGATATATGTTGGCCGTGTACATTTTGTCGGTGGCCGTTCTCTCCATCGGGTCCATGGTGACTGCGTTCGAAATCTACAGGAA cgTGACCAACCGGCGCATAAACCCGGTCGTACAGGAGAACGCGGTCGAGGGAGGCACGGAGATGACGCCCAACAACAACCCTATGAACGGGAACTAA